The following are from one region of the Mycolicibacterium diernhoferi genome:
- a CDS encoding beta-phosphoglucomutase family hydrolase has product MLGLPEKTKAGLFDLDGVLTDTASVHKKAWKAMFDEYLRRRAEHTGTPFVPFDVDSDYLRHIDGKLREDGVRSFLASRDITLPDGTAGDVLDAETVYGLGNAKNAQFLTTLETDGVEVFDGSRRYLDAAVAAGLRCAVVSSSANTREVLQVTGLAGYFEQRVDGVTLREEHLPGKPSPAGFLRAAELLEVPPAHAAVFEDALSGVAAGRAGHFGYVVGVDRVGQADQLRRTGADTVVSDLSELL; this is encoded by the coding sequence ATGCTGGGTTTGCCGGAGAAGACGAAGGCCGGACTGTTCGACCTCGACGGTGTGCTCACCGACACCGCCAGCGTGCACAAGAAGGCCTGGAAGGCCATGTTCGACGAGTACCTGCGCCGACGTGCCGAACACACCGGCACCCCGTTCGTGCCGTTCGACGTGGACTCGGACTACCTGCGCCACATCGACGGCAAGCTACGCGAGGACGGCGTCCGGTCCTTCCTGGCCAGTCGGGACATCACCCTGCCCGACGGCACCGCCGGAGACGTCCTCGATGCCGAGACGGTGTACGGACTCGGCAACGCCAAGAACGCGCAGTTCCTCACCACGCTGGAGACGGACGGGGTCGAGGTGTTCGACGGGTCTCGGCGGTACCTGGACGCCGCGGTCGCGGCCGGGTTGCGCTGTGCGGTGGTGTCCTCCAGCGCGAACACCAGGGAGGTGCTGCAGGTGACCGGTCTGGCCGGCTATTTCGAGCAGCGGGTGGACGGTGTCACCTTGCGTGAGGAGCACCTACCGGGTAAACCCTCTCCGGCCGGATTCCTGCGCGCCGCAGAGCTTCTCGAAGTCCCCCCGGCGCACGCCGCGGTGTTCGAGGATGCGCTGTCCGGGGTCGCGGCAGGCCGGGCCGGGCACTTCGGTTACGTCGTCGGCGTCGACCGGGTGGGCCAGGCCGATCAGTTGCGCCGCACAGGAGCCGACACCGTGGTGTCCGACCTGTCCGAACTGCTCTAG
- a CDS encoding GTP cyclohydrolase II, whose translation MAFDTPAGAERAAARHIRLTSHSAGAHAPVIRWGAATAAERGPVVGTTGSREHRNVIGTHSGSYGVYRALAVAAGALSPQHRADLTDTAPTDVIGPYPQWQDPAAIVSLDPWGAAVADVFAAQLDAGSDIRPTIAVTKAHVMLPEVAAALQQGRLRPDGKLLLENGAAVVTKVAVEPVWHLPGVAARFGCTEAALRRALFEETGGMYPELVTRGDLEVFLPPIGGQTLYIFGNPRDLADAGVELTARVHDECNGSDVFGSDICTCRPYLTHAIEECIAGTQRGGVGLVAYSRKEGRALGEVTKFLVYNARKRQAGGDTADQYFARTECVAGVQDMRFQELMPDVLHWLGITRIHRLVSMSNMKYDAITGSGITVGERVNIPDDLIPADARVEIDAKMAAGYFTPGPVPDVEDLKNTVGRGLA comes from the coding sequence GTGGCATTCGATACCCCAGCGGGCGCGGAGCGCGCGGCAGCGCGCCACATCCGGCTCACCTCGCACAGTGCGGGCGCCCACGCGCCGGTGATCCGTTGGGGCGCGGCGACCGCGGCCGAGCGGGGCCCGGTGGTGGGCACCACCGGTAGTCGGGAACACCGCAACGTCATCGGCACCCACAGTGGGTCCTACGGGGTGTACCGGGCGCTGGCGGTGGCCGCCGGAGCGCTGTCACCACAGCACCGCGCCGACCTCACCGACACCGCACCGACCGATGTCATCGGGCCGTACCCGCAGTGGCAGGACCCGGCCGCCATCGTCAGCCTCGACCCGTGGGGCGCCGCGGTGGCCGATGTCTTCGCCGCCCAACTCGACGCCGGAAGCGATATCCGCCCGACCATCGCCGTCACCAAGGCCCATGTGATGCTGCCCGAGGTTGCCGCCGCGCTGCAGCAGGGCCGCCTGCGACCCGACGGCAAGCTGTTGCTCGAGAACGGGGCCGCGGTGGTGACCAAGGTGGCCGTCGAACCGGTCTGGCATCTGCCCGGCGTGGCGGCACGATTCGGGTGCACCGAGGCCGCGCTGCGTCGAGCGCTGTTCGAGGAAACCGGCGGGATGTACCCGGAACTGGTCACCCGGGGCGACCTCGAGGTGTTCCTGCCCCCGATCGGTGGCCAGACGCTCTACATCTTCGGCAACCCACGGGATCTCGCCGACGCAGGAGTGGAACTGACGGCCCGGGTGCACGACGAGTGCAACGGCTCGGACGTCTTCGGCTCCGACATCTGCACCTGCCGGCCGTACCTGACCCACGCGATCGAGGAATGCATCGCCGGCACCCAGCGCGGCGGTGTCGGGTTGGTGGCGTACTCCCGCAAGGAGGGCCGGGCGCTGGGCGAGGTCACCAAGTTCCTGGTCTACAACGCGCGCAAGCGCCAGGCCGGGGGAGACACCGCCGACCAGTACTTCGCCCGCACCGAATGCGTTGCGGGCGTACAGGATATGCGCTTCCAGGAGTTGATGCCCGACGTGCTGCACTGGCTGGGCATCACCCGTATCCACCGGCTGGTGTCGATGAGCAACATGAAGTACGACGCCATCACCGGCTCCGGTATCACCGTCGGCGAACGCGTCAACATCCCCGATGACCTCATTCCCGCCGATGCCAGGGTCGAGATCGACGCCAAGATGGCGGCCGGTTACTTCACCCCGGGCCCGGTACCCGACGTCGAGGACCTGAAGAACACGGTGGGCCGGGGACTGGCGTGA
- a CDS encoding URC4/urg3 family protein has product MKPAATLRSPAEIRSRSHHLLARARDGASAWFTVQDDAMDSAAAAVADLTVARFPDLDIPFHSRWRHFEAGGVDRKRELDGLLAGLDPAGCARAMIDLTVVSVLLDAGAGPDWTYREADTGLQFSRSEGLGVASWHAFTAGVFSSDPACPLQADAAGLIGLDTGLLAGHLQLGPDNPLVGFDGRADLLRRLGAALAAQPAVFGVPGRPGGLFDLLAPEPTADDLLGVLLSALSGIWPAGNAIDGESLGDCWPHPAVPGAGRTQGWMPFHKLSQWLTYSLLEPFGWAGAPVRGIEALTGLPEYRNGGLFLDTGVLALRDPGWAEHGWTPADELVIEWRACTVALLDELAVLVRRRLGVTAERLPLACVLEGGSWAAGRALAQRLRGGLPPLTVHSDGTVF; this is encoded by the coding sequence GTGAAACCGGCGGCGACACTGCGCAGCCCAGCCGAGATCCGGTCCCGTTCGCATCATCTGCTGGCCCGCGCCCGGGACGGCGCGTCGGCCTGGTTCACCGTGCAGGATGACGCGATGGACAGCGCCGCCGCCGCGGTCGCCGATCTGACCGTCGCCCGGTTCCCCGACCTCGACATCCCGTTCCACAGCCGCTGGCGACACTTCGAGGCCGGTGGGGTGGACCGCAAACGCGAACTCGACGGCCTGCTCGCCGGCCTGGATCCGGCCGGGTGCGCCCGCGCGATGATCGATCTGACCGTGGTCAGCGTGCTGCTCGACGCGGGCGCCGGACCCGACTGGACCTACCGCGAAGCCGACACCGGACTGCAGTTCAGTCGGTCCGAGGGGCTCGGGGTGGCCAGCTGGCATGCGTTCACCGCGGGCGTGTTCTCCTCCGATCCGGCATGTCCGCTGCAGGCCGACGCCGCCGGCCTGATCGGTCTGGACACCGGGCTGCTGGCCGGGCACCTGCAGCTGGGTCCGGACAACCCGCTGGTCGGTTTCGACGGCCGCGCCGACCTGCTCCGCCGGCTCGGCGCCGCGCTCGCCGCCCAGCCCGCGGTATTCGGCGTCCCGGGCCGGCCCGGGGGATTGTTCGATCTGCTGGCCCCCGAGCCGACCGCCGACGACCTGCTGGGCGTCCTGCTGTCGGCGCTGTCGGGAATATGGCCCGCCGGTAACGCCATCGACGGCGAGTCGCTGGGCGACTGCTGGCCGCACCCCGCCGTGCCCGGTGCCGGGCGCACACAGGGCTGGATGCCGTTCCACAAACTGTCCCAGTGGCTGACGTACTCACTGCTCGAACCGTTCGGCTGGGCCGGTGCGCCGGTCCGCGGCATCGAGGCGCTGACCGGGCTGCCCGAGTACCGCAACGGCGGACTGTTCCTGGACACCGGGGTGCTGGCCCTGCGCGATCCGGGCTGGGCCGAGCATGGATGGACCCCGGCCGATGAATTGGTGATCGAGTGGCGCGCCTGCACGGTCGCCCTGCTCGACGAACTCGCCGTGCTGGTGCGCCGACGGCTCGGCGTCACCGCCGAACGGCTGCCCCTGGCGTGTGTGCTCGAAGGCGGCAGCTGGGCCGCCGGGCGGGCCTTGGCGCAACGACTCCGCGGCGGGCTGCCCCCGCTGACCGTCCACAGCGACGGCACCGTCTTCTAG
- the upp gene encoding uracil phosphoribosyltransferase has product MTPSQQPPVTVVEHPLVVHKLNTLRRKSVSTNSFRRLVSEVSALMAYEVLRDIPLHEEEIETPLETMIAKVLDGKKLVFVSILRAGGGILDGMLSLVPSARVGHIGLYRDPLTHVAVEYYFKVPDDLRERDVVVVDPMLATGHTAVAAIDRLKEHHPRSIKFVCLLTCPEGLAVLHGAHPDIPVYTAAVDRELDEHGYIVPGLGDAGDRLFGT; this is encoded by the coding sequence ATGACACCGTCCCAGCAGCCCCCGGTCACCGTGGTCGAACACCCGCTGGTCGTCCACAAGCTGAATACGTTGCGGCGGAAAAGCGTGTCCACCAACAGCTTCCGGCGCCTCGTCAGTGAGGTCTCGGCGCTGATGGCCTATGAGGTGCTGCGCGACATCCCGCTGCACGAAGAGGAGATCGAGACCCCGCTGGAGACCATGATCGCCAAGGTGCTCGACGGCAAGAAGCTGGTGTTCGTCTCCATCCTGCGGGCCGGCGGCGGGATCCTGGACGGCATGCTCAGCCTGGTACCCAGCGCCCGGGTCGGCCACATCGGGCTCTACCGCGACCCGTTGACCCATGTCGCGGTCGAGTACTACTTCAAGGTGCCCGACGATCTGCGCGAGCGCGATGTGGTGGTCGTCGATCCGATGCTGGCCACCGGGCATACCGCGGTCGCCGCGATCGACCGGCTCAAGGAGCACCACCCGCGCTCCATCAAGTTCGTCTGCCTGCTGACCTGCCCGGAAGGGCTGGCCGTGCTGCACGGCGCGCACCCCGACATCCCGGTGTACACCGCGGCCGTCGACCGGGAACTCGACGAACACGGCTACATCGTGCCCGGCCTCGGTGACGCCGGGGACCGGCTCTTCGGGACCTGA
- the guaA gene encoding glutamine-hydrolyzing GMP synthase, which produces MESQTRPVLVIDFGAQYAQLIARRVREARVFSEVLPHTATVEEIKARDPQAIVLSGGPASVYAEGAPRLDPALFDLDVPVFGICYGFQAMAQALGGTVAHTGTSEYGRTELNVTGGQLHSDLPDIQPVWMSHGDAVTEAPEGFEVVAASAGAPVAAFENRARRLAGVQYHPEVLHSPHGQQVLSRFLHEFAGIGPAWTPANIADQLITQVREQIGDGRAICGLSGGVDSAVAAALVQRAIGDRLTCVFVDHGLLRAGERGQVERDFVAATGANLVTVDVADRFLEALSGVTNPEGKRKIIGREFIRAFEGAVRDALERPDGAEDVPVEFLVQGTLYPDVVESGGGAGTANIKSHHNVGGLPDDLKFKLVEPLRLLFKDEVRAVGRELGLPEEIVGRQPFPGPGLGIRIVGEVTASRLDTLRRADAIAREELTSAGLDQQIWQCPVVLLADVRSVGVQGDGRTYGHPIVLRPVSSEDAMTADWTRVPYEVLERISTRITNEVSEVNRVVLDVTSKPPGTIEWE; this is translated from the coding sequence GTGGAATCGCAGACCCGCCCCGTTCTCGTCATCGATTTCGGCGCCCAGTACGCCCAGCTGATCGCCCGACGCGTCCGTGAGGCGCGGGTGTTCTCCGAGGTCCTCCCGCACACCGCGACGGTGGAGGAGATCAAGGCGCGCGACCCGCAGGCCATCGTGCTGTCCGGCGGTCCGGCCAGCGTGTACGCCGAGGGGGCGCCGCGGCTGGACCCGGCGCTGTTCGACCTGGACGTGCCGGTGTTCGGCATCTGCTACGGCTTTCAGGCGATGGCCCAGGCCCTCGGCGGGACCGTCGCGCACACCGGGACCAGCGAGTACGGCCGCACCGAACTGAACGTCACCGGTGGGCAGCTGCATTCGGACCTCCCGGACATCCAGCCGGTGTGGATGAGCCACGGCGACGCGGTCACCGAGGCCCCCGAAGGCTTCGAGGTGGTCGCGGCCAGCGCCGGTGCGCCGGTGGCGGCCTTCGAGAACCGGGCCCGCCGGCTGGCCGGCGTGCAGTACCACCCGGAGGTGCTGCACTCCCCGCATGGCCAACAGGTACTGAGCCGATTCCTGCACGAGTTCGCCGGGATCGGCCCGGCCTGGACGCCGGCCAACATCGCCGACCAGCTCATCACCCAGGTGCGCGAACAGATCGGCGACGGCCGGGCGATCTGCGGGCTCTCCGGCGGGGTGGATTCCGCGGTGGCGGCGGCCCTGGTGCAGCGGGCCATCGGGGACCGGTTGACCTGTGTGTTCGTCGACCACGGTCTGCTGCGTGCCGGCGAGCGCGGCCAGGTGGAGCGCGACTTCGTCGCCGCCACCGGCGCCAACCTGGTCACCGTCGACGTCGCCGACCGCTTCCTGGAGGCGCTGTCCGGGGTGACCAACCCGGAGGGCAAGCGCAAGATCATCGGCCGCGAGTTCATCCGTGCCTTCGAGGGCGCGGTGCGGGACGCCCTGGAGCGCCCCGACGGCGCCGAAGACGTGCCTGTCGAATTCCTGGTGCAGGGCACCCTGTATCCCGATGTCGTCGAGTCCGGTGGCGGTGCCGGCACCGCGAACATCAAGAGCCACCACAATGTCGGCGGTCTGCCCGACGACCTGAAGTTCAAACTCGTCGAACCGCTGCGCCTGCTCTTCAAGGACGAGGTGCGTGCGGTCGGCCGCGAGCTGGGCTTGCCGGAGGAAATTGTTGGGCGCCAACCCTTCCCGGGCCCCGGGTTGGGTATCCGCATCGTCGGCGAGGTGACCGCATCCCGACTGGACACGCTGCGTCGCGCCGATGCGATCGCCCGTGAGGAACTCACCTCCGCCGGACTGGATCAGCAGATCTGGCAGTGCCCGGTGGTGCTGCTGGCCGACGTCCGCTCGGTCGGCGTGCAGGGCGACGGCCGGACCTACGGGCACCCGATCGTGCTGCGCCCGGTGTCCAGCGAGGACGCCATGACCGCGGACTGGACCCGGGTGCCCTACGAGGTCCTGGAACGGATCTCGACCCGGATCACCAATGAGGTGTCCGAGGTCAACCGGGTCGTGCTGGACGTCACGAGCAAGCCGCCGGGCACCATCGAGTGGGAGTGA
- a CDS encoding zinc ribbon domain-containing protein: MSAPGMVECQVCKVDVPAGVYCGLCGVPLAEHKSGDGPHWLRARAFSAAPGQRLLSPALTSSLFPHLPPRSRQVFLMGLGLLGAALTVATVLRMPAALIAIASLGLPLLFALYLRESGVSRDIPRSTLALTVTLGIALGVGWVLLTGAALARAYGVPLGAGIAGDRILRDGIGVPVGSMLLMLVPALVARFAWRGNRESLDGYAIGALGALTFTAAATLTRLAPQFTTGMINRVRPLDGLLVEAGIRGIAMPLTAAAVGGLIGTALWFTRPPSKVLKNRGFVRGVLVLIALAVIAVYASLGVVDVARIPQLLQLALHLTLTGMALFALRIGLHLALLHEAQDEIRADEPILCLECDHVVPDAPFCANCGAAMHASSRRSRRARRDDRPIRLAEEPAAEEIVVGLAPGYSLHSGTFETFQQPKTSFRHVALVLGIAIVVLAGGLVGLSGVISKPAPKYICPPDCGSPPMNRAVEINPRFTSSDGAFSVSYPVENAAYEVAKHDNGVTAVLQAGDGGTMQLFSRPAEGRSPREIAVDLVNKTFPDTKTAYEIPNTMVGYQPGYGLVADLWPQGAMSSSTRMRVIVMVAVKNDLALIAGAVGPYRAFGPDFGSGKPSAANLQLALDMGKYVNSFSWRGDPPR; the protein is encoded by the coding sequence ATGAGCGCTCCGGGCATGGTCGAATGCCAGGTCTGCAAGGTCGATGTTCCCGCTGGCGTTTACTGCGGGCTCTGCGGCGTTCCCCTGGCCGAACACAAGAGTGGCGACGGTCCGCACTGGCTGCGGGCCCGCGCGTTCAGCGCCGCACCCGGCCAGCGTCTGCTCTCCCCGGCGCTGACCAGCTCGCTGTTCCCGCATCTGCCGCCGCGGTCCCGCCAGGTGTTCCTGATGGGCCTGGGGCTACTGGGGGCCGCCCTGACGGTGGCCACGGTGCTGCGGATGCCCGCGGCGCTCATCGCGATCGCCTCCCTCGGCCTGCCGCTGCTGTTCGCCCTGTATCTGCGCGAATCCGGTGTGTCCCGCGACATTCCGCGCAGCACGCTGGCGCTGACGGTGACGCTCGGGATCGCCCTCGGCGTCGGGTGGGTACTCCTCACCGGCGCGGCGCTGGCCCGCGCCTACGGTGTCCCGCTGGGTGCCGGTATCGCCGGCGACAGGATCCTCCGCGACGGGATCGGGGTGCCGGTGGGCAGCATGCTGCTCATGCTGGTACCCGCGCTGGTGGCCCGGTTCGCGTGGCGGGGAAATCGAGAATCCTTGGACGGCTACGCGATCGGCGCGCTGGGCGCCCTGACCTTCACCGCGGCGGCCACCCTGACCCGGCTGGCGCCGCAGTTCACCACCGGGATGATCAACCGGGTGCGCCCGTTGGACGGCCTGCTCGTCGAGGCGGGAATCCGCGGAATCGCCATGCCGCTCACCGCCGCTGCCGTCGGTGGCCTGATCGGCACCGCGCTGTGGTTCACCCGGCCGCCGTCGAAGGTCCTCAAGAACCGTGGGTTCGTCCGCGGGGTCCTCGTTCTGATCGCGCTCGCGGTGATCGCGGTGTACGCCTCGCTGGGTGTGGTCGACGTCGCCCGAATCCCCCAGCTGCTCCAGCTGGCCCTGCACCTGACGCTGACCGGGATGGCCTTGTTCGCGCTGCGGATCGGCCTGCACCTGGCCTTGCTGCACGAGGCGCAGGACGAGATCCGCGCCGACGAACCGATCCTGTGCCTGGAGTGCGACCACGTGGTGCCCGATGCACCGTTCTGCGCGAATTGCGGTGCGGCCATGCACGCATCGTCGCGCCGGTCCCGGCGGGCCCGGCGCGACGACCGCCCGATCCGGCTCGCCGAGGAGCCTGCGGCCGAGGAGATCGTCGTCGGGTTGGCGCCCGGTTATTCCCTGCACTCCGGCACATTCGAGACGTTCCAGCAGCCCAAGACCTCGTTCCGCCACGTGGCGCTGGTGCTGGGTATCGCGATCGTGGTGCTGGCCGGGGGCCTGGTCGGGCTGTCCGGGGTGATCTCCAAGCCCGCACCCAAATACATCTGCCCGCCGGATTGCGGCAGTCCGCCGATGAACCGCGCCGTGGAGATCAATCCGCGCTTCACCTCCTCCGACGGCGCATTCTCGGTGTCCTATCCGGTGGAGAACGCCGCCTACGAGGTCGCCAAACACGACAACGGCGTCACCGCAGTGCTGCAGGCCGGCGACGGCGGCACCATGCAGTTGTTCAGCCGTCCGGCCGAGGGCCGCAGCCCGCGGGAGATCGCCGTCGATCTGGTGAACAAGACCTTCCCGGACACCAAGACCGCCTATGAGATCCCGAACACGATGGTCGGTTACCAACCCGGCTACGGGCTGGTGGCCGACCTCTGGCCGCAGGGCGCGATGAGCAGTTCGACCCGGATGCGCGTCATCGTGATGGTCGCCGTCAAGAACGATCTGGCCCTCATCGCCGGGGCCGTCGGCCCGTACCGCGCGTTCGGCCCGGACTTCGGTTCCGGCAAGCCGTCGGCGGCCAATCTGCAGTTGGCGCTGGACATGGGTAAGTACGTCAACAGCTTCAGCTGGCGCGGCGACCCACCCCGGTAG
- a CDS encoding S53 family peptidase → MRTVLARSLTALLLIGAGVLAVDLSLGDHHPDALLIEGPFASLLDASTDLGPAREQSIELTATLADESRPTALMDWARDQSLSVQWRPGDDWVIVEGSPDAVERAFDVSVRDYQGRRGQFFYASPHQPAVPEHLRAEVSEIGRILSYTPHHMSRPDHIPLDVPDQGLSPSALLNTYNADELARGGFTGKGITIVVFAFDGFRQSDLDKFSSTFGLPPFTPEVVGGSPGEPRGELSMDLQVAHAIAPDARKVVVNARPTVEGGGGYRKIGEMLEDTDRRFPGAVWSFSIGWGCDKLITAADLAPVRSALRTAQSHGTTAYNASGDLAGMECRGGQDWSSPPSEQDIGLDSIASLPEMTSVGGTTLSTDADGRWVSEQTWFDVPLSQGTGGGVSALFDLPPWQRLAAAAVPPQRNIGKRMTPDIAAVADPFTGVKIILNDQMVVGGGTSQSAPIWAGLTAVMNQYLLENNGSLIGDINPLLYRIAQGAPRPAFRDVTLGGNAVDNAGPGYDLVTGLGTPDVDNLVLNLQIAQKVQA, encoded by the coding sequence ATGAGAACGGTGCTCGCACGCTCCCTGACCGCCCTACTCCTCATCGGAGCAGGGGTGCTCGCCGTCGACCTTTCCCTCGGTGACCACCACCCCGACGCCTTGCTCATCGAGGGCCCCTTCGCATCGCTGCTGGACGCGTCCACCGACCTCGGACCCGCCCGTGAGCAGAGCATCGAACTCACCGCCACCCTCGCCGATGAATCACGCCCCACCGCACTGATGGATTGGGCCCGTGACCAATCGCTGTCGGTCCAGTGGCGCCCCGGCGACGACTGGGTCATCGTCGAGGGCTCACCCGATGCCGTCGAGCGGGCGTTCGATGTCTCCGTGCGCGACTACCAAGGCCGCCGGGGCCAGTTCTTCTACGCCTCACCGCATCAGCCGGCGGTGCCCGAGCATCTGCGCGCGGAGGTGTCCGAGATCGGCCGGATCCTCAGTTACACACCCCATCACATGTCCCGACCCGACCACATCCCCCTCGATGTCCCTGACCAGGGCCTGTCCCCCAGCGCGTTGCTGAACACCTACAACGCCGACGAGCTGGCCCGGGGCGGATTCACCGGTAAGGGAATCACCATCGTGGTCTTCGCCTTCGACGGTTTCCGCCAGTCCGACCTGGACAAGTTCAGCTCCACCTTCGGGCTTCCCCCGTTCACCCCGGAGGTCGTCGGCGGATCACCCGGCGAGCCGCGCGGTGAGCTGTCGATGGATCTTCAAGTGGCACACGCCATTGCGCCCGATGCGCGCAAGGTCGTGGTGAATGCCCGCCCCACCGTCGAGGGCGGCGGCGGTTACCGCAAGATCGGCGAGATGCTCGAGGACACCGACCGTCGGTTCCCCGGTGCGGTGTGGAGTTTCTCCATCGGCTGGGGCTGCGACAAACTCATCACCGCGGCCGATCTGGCCCCGGTCCGGTCCGCGCTGCGCACCGCCCAGTCGCACGGCACCACCGCCTACAACGCCAGCGGCGATCTGGCCGGTATGGAATGCCGTGGCGGACAAGACTGGTCGTCACCACCGAGTGAGCAGGACATCGGACTGGACTCGATCGCCTCACTGCCCGAGATGACCAGCGTCGGCGGCACCACCTTGTCCACCGACGCCGACGGCAGATGGGTGTCCGAGCAGACCTGGTTCGATGTCCCGCTGTCCCAGGGCACCGGCGGCGGTGTCTCGGCGCTCTTCGATCTGCCACCCTGGCAGCGCCTCGCGGCGGCCGCGGTCCCACCGCAGCGCAATATCGGCAAGCGCATGACACCGGATATCGCGGCGGTGGCCGACCCGTTCACCGGGGTGAAGATCATCCTCAACGATCAGATGGTCGTCGGCGGCGGCACCTCGCAGTCGGCGCCCATCTGGGCCGGCCTGACCGCCGTGATGAACCAGTACCTGCTGGAGAACAACGGCAGCCTGATCGGCGACATCAACCCCTTGCTGTACCGCATCGCCCAGGGCGCGCCGCGGCCCGCCTTCCGCGACGTCACGTTGGGCGGCAACGCGGTCGACAACGCCGGTCCGGGTTATGACCTGGTCACCGGGCTGGGCACCCCGGACGTCGACAATCTGGTGCTCAATCTCCAGATCGCCCAGAAGGTGCAGGCCTGA
- a CDS encoding DNA polymerase Y family protein has translation MDWPAVAAAAAVGLPATDPVAVTLANRVIACSAAARAAGVRRGLRRREAQARCPQLHVVTADPARDARHFEVVTAAVDEVVPRVEVLRPGLLVVAVRGAARYFGSEQAAAERLVDAVAAAGAECQTGVADQLPTAVFAARAGRIVEPGRDASFLSGLSIRQLAAEPSLAGAGRGDLADLLWRMGIRTIGQFAELSRTDVASRFGADAINAHRFACGEPDRGPSGRELPAELDAVLDCDPPIDRVDAAAFAGRSLAGELHRRLEGAGVGCTRLAISAVTANGEEMDRVWRCAEPLTEDATADRVRWQLDGWLTRRRDDRPTAPIVTLRLHPVEVVSAGALQLPLWGSSGDEDRLRARRALVRVQGLLGPEAVQVPVLSGGRGPAERITFTALGDEPVPQSDPTQPWPGQLPEPSPVVLLDDPVEVLDAEGKPVRVTHRGLFSSDPVRLESPGHGGDLSWWTGPWPVDERWWDPERKPVGRTARAQVLVAADRAGEDEVGRAMLLCYRQSRWYVEGIYE, from the coding sequence ATGGACTGGCCCGCGGTCGCCGCGGCCGCCGCCGTGGGGTTACCCGCCACCGACCCGGTGGCGGTCACCCTGGCCAACCGGGTCATCGCCTGTTCGGCGGCGGCCAGGGCGGCCGGCGTCCGGCGTGGGCTGCGCCGCCGCGAGGCGCAGGCCCGGTGTCCGCAACTGCATGTCGTCACTGCCGATCCGGCGCGCGATGCCCGTCACTTCGAGGTGGTGACGGCGGCGGTGGATGAGGTGGTGCCCCGGGTGGAGGTGCTACGGCCAGGACTGCTCGTGGTCGCGGTCCGTGGGGCGGCGCGCTACTTCGGGTCCGAACAGGCGGCCGCCGAACGACTGGTGGATGCGGTGGCGGCGGCGGGGGCCGAATGCCAGACCGGTGTCGCCGATCAGTTGCCCACCGCGGTCTTCGCGGCCAGGGCCGGGCGCATCGTCGAGCCGGGCCGGGATGCGTCCTTCTTGTCCGGGTTGTCCATCCGGCAGCTGGCCGCCGAACCCAGTCTTGCCGGGGCGGGCCGGGGGGATCTGGCAGATCTGTTGTGGCGGATGGGGATCCGCACCATCGGGCAGTTCGCCGAGTTGTCGCGAACCGATGTGGCCTCCCGGTTCGGTGCGGACGCGATCAATGCCCACCGGTTCGCGTGCGGCGAACCCGACCGCGGACCGTCCGGGCGGGAGCTGCCTGCCGAGCTGGATGCCGTGCTGGACTGTGACCCGCCGATCGACCGGGTGGATGCGGCGGCCTTCGCCGGCCGGTCCCTGGCCGGTGAACTGCACCGCCGGCTGGAGGGCGCCGGAGTGGGCTGCACCCGGCTGGCCATCTCGGCGGTCACCGCCAATGGTGAAGAAATGGACCGGGTTTGGCGGTGCGCGGAACCGTTGACCGAGGATGCCACCGCCGACCGGGTGCGGTGGCAACTGGACGGCTGGCTGACCCGTCGTCGTGATGACCGGCCTACCGCCCCGATCGTCACCCTGCGATTGCATCCGGTGGAGGTGGTCTCGGCCGGGGCGCTGCAGCTTCCGCTGTGGGGGTCCTCCGGCGATGAGGATCGGCTGCGGGCCCGCCGGGCCCTGGTGCGGGTGCAGGGTCTGCTCGGGCCCGAAGCGGTTCAGGTGCCGGTGCTCAGCGGCGGGCGGGGACCGGCGGAACGGATCACCTTCACCGCGCTGGGCGACGAGCCGGTCCCGCAGTCCGACCCGACCCAGCCCTGGCCCGGACAGCTGCCCGAACCGTCACCGGTCGTGCTGCTCGATGATCCGGTGGAAGTGCTTGATGCCGAAGGAAAACCGGTGCGGGTGACGCACCGGGGATTGTTCTCCTCGGACCCGGTGCGGTTGGAATCCCCGGGGCACGGCGGAGATCTGAGCTGGTGGACCGGGCCCTGGCCGGTCGACGAACGGTGGTGGGATCCGGAACGCAAACCGGTGGGCCGGACCGCGCGGGCTCAGGTGCTCGTCGCGGCCGACCGGGCGGGTGAGGACGAGGTGGGCCGGGCCATGCTGCTGTGCTACCGGCAGAGCCGGTGGTATGTGGAGGGCATCTACGAGTAG